A window of the Sporosarcina sp. FSL K6-2383 genome harbors these coding sequences:
- a CDS encoding L-threonine 3-dehydrogenase, translated as MKKIIVTGALGQIGSELITKLRSEYGMDNVLATDIRCTDAMTEGPFEVLDVTDAAKMYTLAKDFGADTMMHMAALLSAKAEEEPLFAWNLNMGGLMNALEVSRELDLQFFTPSSIGAFGPSTPKIDTPQDTLQRPTTMYGVNKVAGELLCDYYFHKFGLDTRGVRFPGLISYVAQPGGGTTDYAVDIYYKALESGKYTSYIEEGTYMDMMYMPDALQAIVGLMEADSSKLIHRNAFNVTAMSFEPSQIAASIRKQMPSFEMAYDVDPVRQAIANSWPDSIDPTAAITEWGFKADYDLDKMTVDMLSKLKVKLNS; from the coding sequence ATGAAGAAAATTATCGTAACAGGGGCACTGGGTCAAATCGGTTCAGAATTGATTACAAAGCTTCGTTCAGAATATGGCATGGATAATGTTTTAGCGACAGATATTCGATGCACGGATGCTATGACGGAGGGGCCATTTGAAGTACTGGATGTAACAGATGCCGCTAAAATGTATACGCTTGCAAAAGATTTTGGTGCTGATACGATGATGCATATGGCGGCACTATTGTCTGCGAAAGCAGAGGAAGAGCCATTATTTGCATGGAATCTTAATATGGGCGGTCTGATGAATGCGCTTGAGGTATCACGTGAACTAGATTTGCAATTTTTCACCCCAAGTTCAATCGGTGCATTTGGTCCCTCGACTCCGAAAATAGATACGCCGCAGGATACACTGCAACGTCCAACGACGATGTATGGTGTCAATAAAGTGGCTGGGGAACTATTATGCGATTATTATTTCCATAAGTTTGGACTCGATACACGTGGTGTTCGATTCCCCGGTCTTATTTCATATGTAGCACAACCAGGCGGTGGTACAACGGATTATGCGGTGGACATTTATTATAAGGCGCTTGAATCAGGGAAGTACACATCATATATTGAGGAAGGTACATATATGGATATGATGTATATGCCTGATGCTTTGCAGGCAATTGTAGGTCTAATGGAGGCGGATTCATCGAAATTAATCCACCGTAATGCATTTAACGTGACGGCGATGAGTTTTGAGCCTTCACAAATTGCGGCTTCAATACGCAAGCAAATGCCATCATTTGAAATGGCTTACGATGTTGATCCGGTGCGCCAAGCTATTGCGAATAGTTGGCCAGATTCAATCGATCCAACGGCGGCTATAACGGAATGGGGATTCAAAGCTGATTACGATTTAGACAAAATGACTGTCGATATGCTTTCGAAGCTGAAAGTAAAATTGAATAGCTAA
- a CDS encoding cob(I)yrinic acid a,c-diamide adenosyltransferase has protein sequence MSKNQKGLTLVYTGHGKGKTTAALGLALRSTGRGLSVKIYQFIKSPQRSYGEQIALKKLGVEMVQLGIGFTWTKTPEEHREALKKAWPQARDAVMSGEYDVVILDELNNALAIDKFPIDDVLPLNEIIDMIKNRPPHVHLVITGRDALTEIKEIADLVSVVEPEKHYYDEGVEAVKGIEF, from the coding sequence ATGAGTAAAAATCAAAAAGGACTTACACTTGTGTACACGGGTCATGGTAAAGGAAAAACAACAGCTGCATTAGGATTGGCTTTGCGTAGCACAGGAAGAGGACTAAGTGTTAAGATTTATCAATTTATTAAATCACCACAACGGTCCTACGGAGAGCAAATTGCGTTGAAAAAACTCGGTGTGGAAATGGTACAACTCGGCATTGGTTTTACATGGACAAAAACACCTGAAGAGCATCGGGAAGCGCTCAAGAAAGCATGGCCACAAGCGAGAGATGCTGTCATGAGTGGCGAGTATGATGTTGTGATTTTAGATGAATTGAATAACGCTTTAGCAATCGATAAGTTTCCGATCGATGACGTTCTTCCGCTGAATGAAATCATCGATATGATTAAAAATAGACCACCACATGTTCACCTCGTCATTACAGGAAGAGATGCTCTGACTGAAATCAAGGAAATCGCTGACTTAGTTTCAGTGGTAGAGCCTGAAAAACATTATTATGATGAAGGTGTAGAAGCAGTAAAAGGCATAGAATTTTAA
- a CDS encoding glycine C-acetyltransferase: protein MSKILDTFLQENLKDLRDQGLYNEIEPVEGPNGPIIKIKGKDLINLSSNNYLGLATDEDLKKLAIAATTKYGVGAGAVRTINGTLDIHIELEKKLAEFKGTEAAISYQSGFNCNMAAISAVMSKKDAILSDELNHASIIDGCRLSGAKIIRLKHQDMDDLRAKAKEATESGLYEKVMYITDGVFSMDGNIANLPEVVKIAKEFDLITYVDDAHGSGVTGKGKGTVKHFGLEKEIDFQIGTLSKAIGVVGGYVAGSQQLIDWLKVRSRPFLFSTALPAGDVAAIMGALDKITESTVLHDKLWDNGNYLKEGLAKLGFNIGASETPITPCIIGEEKLTQQFSSRLAEEGVYAKSIIFPTVAKGKGRVRNMPIAAHTKEMLDEALAVYEKVGKELGVIS, encoded by the coding sequence TTGTCCAAAATACTCGATACTTTTTTACAGGAAAACTTAAAGGATCTCCGCGACCAAGGGTTATACAATGAAATTGAACCTGTCGAAGGTCCAAATGGCCCAATTATTAAAATTAAAGGTAAAGATTTGATTAACTTGTCTTCTAATAACTATCTTGGATTGGCGACAGACGAAGATTTGAAAAAGTTAGCAATCGCAGCAACGACTAAATACGGTGTTGGTGCAGGAGCAGTTCGCACAATTAACGGGACGCTTGATATTCATATTGAGCTTGAAAAAAAGCTTGCGGAATTTAAAGGGACAGAAGCTGCAATTTCTTATCAATCCGGCTTCAACTGTAATATGGCGGCAATTTCAGCTGTTATGAGTAAAAAAGATGCAATTCTGTCGGATGAATTAAATCATGCTTCCATCATCGACGGCTGCCGTTTATCGGGCGCGAAAATCATTCGCTTGAAGCACCAAGATATGGACGATTTACGTGCGAAAGCGAAGGAAGCAACAGAGTCCGGCTTATATGAAAAAGTGATGTATATTACGGATGGTGTGTTTTCGATGGACGGCAATATCGCCAACCTCCCAGAAGTCGTGAAAATCGCGAAGGAATTCGATTTGATCACGTACGTGGATGATGCGCATGGTTCGGGTGTAACAGGTAAAGGAAAAGGGACTGTGAAGCATTTCGGTCTTGAAAAAGAAATCGACTTCCAAATTGGCACATTGTCAAAGGCAATCGGTGTTGTAGGTGGATACGTTGCGGGCTCACAGCAATTGATTGACTGGTTGAAAGTTCGTTCTCGTCCATTCCTATTCTCGACTGCATTGCCAGCAGGTGACGTTGCGGCGATTATGGGCGCACTCGACAAAATTACAGAATCTACAGTGCTGCATGACAAGCTATGGGACAACGGTAATTACTTGAAAGAAGGACTTGCTAAGCTTGGCTTTAACATTGGTGCTTCTGAAACGCCGATTACACCATGCATTATTGGTGAAGAAAAGCTTACACAACAATTTTCAAGTCGTCTTGCAGAAGAAGGCGTCTATGCAAAATCAATTATTTTCCCAACAGTTGCTAAAGGAAAAGGGCGCGTCCGCAATATGCCAATCGCAGCTCACACGAAAGAAATGCTCGATGAAGCACTTGCTGTTTACGAAAAAGTGGGTAAAGAGCTCGGTGTTATTTCATAA
- a CDS encoding YojF family protein: protein MELVKADHLQELITSFANKDVYIHLETTNGSYASHFNEGFFNVGAFIRNVIVKFELGKVAGDSPHRIGLKLPSGWIYAQGITHYKLDEHGRLLMAGLDPEGKLAVALEISETPFTY, encoded by the coding sequence ATGGAATTAGTAAAAGCAGATCATTTACAGGAACTCATTACTTCCTTCGCCAATAAAGATGTCTACATCCATCTTGAAACAACAAACGGCTCCTATGCCTCTCATTTCAATGAAGGATTTTTTAATGTGGGTGCATTTATTCGTAATGTCATTGTGAAGTTCGAATTGGGCAAGGTAGCCGGCGATTCACCACATCGCATTGGCTTAAAATTGCCATCCGGTTGGATTTATGCACAAGGAATCACACATTATAAACTTGACGAACATGGGCGACTATTAATGGCAGGCCTTGATCCGGAAGGAAAGCTTGCGGTCGCGCTTGAAATAAGCGAGACGCCGTTCACATATTAA
- the bshB2 gene encoding bacillithiol biosynthesis deacetylase BshB2 produces the protein MMIKKERHVLVVFPHPDDEAFGVSGTIASYREMGVPVTYACLTLGEMGRNFGNPPFANRETLPQIRKGELQKACEAMGFDDLRMMGLRDKTIEFEDDEKMIQLMTNLIEETNPSLIISFYPGLSVHPDHDASARAVVRAVRRIAENERPNLYTIAFANNTVEILGEPDVIHDVSAVSDKKIATLNAHASQTVWMMKEMEKKLAAQDPDALKWLNTERFYTYNWQKDFE, from the coding sequence TTGATGATAAAAAAAGAACGTCACGTACTTGTTGTATTCCCCCATCCAGACGATGAAGCATTCGGCGTATCGGGTACAATCGCATCGTATCGAGAGATGGGCGTGCCCGTCACCTATGCATGTTTAACACTGGGTGAAATGGGCCGTAATTTCGGTAATCCGCCATTCGCTAACCGTGAAACGTTACCACAAATTCGTAAGGGCGAACTTCAAAAAGCCTGTGAGGCAATGGGATTCGATGATTTGCGCATGATGGGCTTGCGCGACAAGACGATTGAATTTGAAGATGATGAAAAAATGATTCAACTCATGACTAATTTAATCGAGGAGACGAATCCTTCACTCATCATTTCGTTCTATCCCGGCTTGTCCGTCCATCCCGACCATGATGCATCTGCACGCGCTGTGGTTCGAGCGGTGAGACGAATTGCTGAAAACGAACGTCCGAACCTCTATACAATCGCTTTTGCAAACAATACAGTTGAAATCCTTGGCGAACCTGATGTCATTCACGATGTGTCAGCAGTTTCCGATAAAAAGATTGCTACGCTGAATGCCCATGCATCGCAAACGGTTTGGATGATGAAGGAAATGGAAAAGAAATTAGCAGCACAAGACCCCGATGCATTAAAATGGCTCAATACTGAGCGTTTCTATACGTACAATTGGCAAAAGGATTTTGAGTAA
- the ybaK gene encoding Cys-tRNA(Pro) deacylase, with translation MAKQSRAAKTNAVRIVEGAGIHYDLMEYDATDGLLDGVSVAGKTGQTVASVYKTLVTIAGPRELFVFLVPVVLELDLKKAAKAAGVKKLDMLPLKDLMKETGYVRGGCSAIGMKKKYPTFIDQSAESLESMIVSAGKVGLQMRVAPKELANITEAAFCDVVKYS, from the coding sequence ATGGCAAAGCAGAGTCGGGCAGCAAAGACCAACGCAGTCAGAATAGTAGAAGGAGCAGGCATTCACTATGACCTGATGGAATACGATGCGACAGATGGCTTACTAGATGGTGTGTCAGTCGCAGGGAAAACGGGACAGACTGTGGCGAGCGTCTATAAAACATTAGTGACAATTGCAGGTCCCCGAGAGTTATTTGTTTTTTTAGTGCCGGTGGTGCTTGAGTTGGATTTGAAGAAAGCAGCAAAAGCTGCAGGAGTAAAGAAGCTGGATATGCTGCCTTTGAAGGATTTGATGAAAGAAACAGGCTATGTGCGCGGAGGTTGTTCGGCTATTGGTATGAAAAAGAAATATCCGACATTCATTGACCAGTCAGCAGAAAGCTTGGAATCAATGATTGTCAGTGCAGGGAAAGTGGGCTTGCAGATGAGGGTAGCCCCTAAAGAATTGGCAAATATAACAGAAGCAGCTTTTTGTGATGTTGTAAAATACAGTTAA
- a CDS encoding YjiH family protein codes for MKKFSLASWFYFLIPSILGIVLFMIPIKLGGEWKVPVAMFANILAKELEPAMPMAAMIIIVIAALGSTLFLFVRTEHAKPSFMTSLFKVTPFWVVTRIIGATFAVMVTFKIGPEAIWNENTGGLLLSPGGLVSFLYTVFLFAGLLLPLLLNFGLLEFFGTMMVKVMRPLFKLPGRSSIDALTSWIGDGTIGVLLTSKQYEEGYYTKKEAAIVGTTFSVVSITFSIIIIEYVGLGNYFLPFYATVVFAGLVLAFIMPRIYPLVGKKEEYIDGRPFTGDEEKLPEGYNALSHGLENALKKADANRSFFKTFTEGFKNVLDMWIGVIPIVMAFGTVALILAEYTSIFTILGKPFEPILSVLGIPQAADAAQLMVVGFTDMFLPVILAEGLITSELTLFVVATVSVTQLIFMAEVGGLLLGSKIPVNFLDLVVIFLLRTLISLPIIAGIAHLLF; via the coding sequence ATGAAAAAGTTTTCTTTAGCTTCATGGTTTTATTTTTTAATTCCATCTATCCTCGGGATTGTTCTATTTATGATTCCGATAAAATTGGGGGGCGAGTGGAAAGTTCCAGTTGCCATGTTCGCAAACATTTTGGCGAAAGAACTTGAACCCGCAATGCCTATGGCGGCCATGATCATTATCGTTATCGCCGCACTTGGCTCTACATTGTTTTTATTTGTTAGGACAGAGCATGCCAAACCGTCATTTATGACAAGTTTATTCAAAGTAACACCATTCTGGGTAGTTACTCGTATTATCGGGGCTACATTTGCAGTCATGGTAACATTCAAAATTGGACCTGAAGCAATTTGGAATGAAAACACAGGGGGGCTTCTTCTTTCACCAGGTGGATTGGTCTCATTTCTATACACAGTTTTCTTATTTGCCGGATTACTTTTACCACTACTCTTGAATTTCGGGTTGCTTGAATTTTTTGGAACAATGATGGTAAAAGTCATGCGTCCATTATTTAAATTGCCCGGTCGTTCATCGATTGATGCGCTGACATCATGGATTGGGGACGGAACAATCGGTGTATTGCTAACAAGTAAACAGTATGAAGAAGGCTATTATACAAAAAAAGAGGCCGCAATCGTTGGAACGACATTTTCGGTCGTATCCATTACATTTTCCATCATCATCATTGAATATGTCGGACTCGGGAATTACTTCCTACCTTTCTATGCAACAGTCGTTTTTGCAGGTCTCGTGCTCGCTTTCATTATGCCTCGTATTTATCCGTTAGTTGGAAAAAAAGAGGAGTATATTGATGGTAGGCCGTTTACTGGAGATGAGGAAAAATTACCTGAAGGGTATAACGCTCTTTCTCATGGCCTAGAAAATGCATTGAAGAAAGCGGATGCAAACCGTTCTTTTTTCAAAACGTTCACTGAAGGTTTTAAAAATGTCCTTGATATGTGGATTGGCGTTATTCCCATTGTCATGGCTTTCGGTACAGTTGCACTTATTCTTGCGGAGTACACAAGCATCTTCACAATTTTAGGAAAACCGTTTGAACCCATTCTATCCGTCCTCGGCATCCCACAAGCGGCAGACGCTGCGCAACTTATGGTTGTCGGATTCACGGACATGTTCCTACCTGTTATTTTGGCAGAGGGTCTTATCACATCTGAATTGACATTGTTCGTCGTTGCAACAGTATCCGTGACACAATTGATTTTCATGGCTGAAGTTGGTGGGCTCTTACTCGGATCAAAAATTCCGGTTAACTTCCTAGATTTGGTCGTTATCTTCCTATTGCGTACACTGATTTCACTGCCTATCATTGCAGGGATTGCCCATTTACTGTTTTGA
- a CDS encoding ATP-binding cassette domain-containing protein, translating to MIKVDRLAGGYGKKPIVKDISLDIKQGEFFALLGPNGSGKTTLFKLITGQLPVISGDIFIDGKAMSKLTKLEKAKKVAVLSQEVQMTFDYTVEEIISLGRYPHQKGMLKTLSAYDREVIDAVMEISKVERYRKTQFRLLSGGEKQRVLLAKALAQEPEILLLDEPTNHLDIKHTFQMLDLLKEWQQTKGLTIFAILHDLNVASLYADRVALLYEGSFLEVGDVNTLRKEEQLKKVYEVEVKTQAHPLVPKPQLHLTPTHSYSADPTPLLDSFQVERNESSVHLRFEQPLRTLSNADVGEGVQWLQHFCLVASHSVGEKSPSAWLGNYGIPSEQAAAIATTGNIEDVVLIEQRLMGIQLMIVVAIEVDVHKYKSLDGVHLLLFVDGHLQDKALFDCYMTVIEAKVKVCQQLNLQSVHSARDVVVIAANQQENQLGHREYKDDMRKGIEQLITTAMIEAIEKKFIKNGIML from the coding sequence ATGATTAAAGTCGATCGACTCGCAGGCGGCTATGGGAAGAAACCAATTGTCAAAGACATTAGTTTAGACATAAAACAAGGAGAGTTTTTTGCATTACTTGGCCCGAACGGTAGTGGAAAGACGACCCTTTTTAAATTAATTACAGGGCAATTGCCCGTCATTTCAGGTGATATTTTCATTGATGGGAAAGCGATGTCGAAATTAACGAAGTTGGAGAAGGCGAAAAAAGTAGCAGTACTTTCTCAGGAAGTTCAAATGACGTTCGATTACACTGTCGAGGAAATCATTAGCCTTGGACGATATCCGCACCAAAAGGGCATGTTGAAAACGTTATCGGCCTATGATCGTGAAGTGATTGATGCGGTGATGGAGATTTCTAAAGTCGAACGTTATCGCAAGACGCAATTTCGCTTGTTGAGCGGGGGAGAAAAACAACGGGTTTTGTTGGCAAAAGCATTGGCACAGGAGCCTGAGATTTTACTATTGGATGAACCGACAAACCACCTGGATATTAAGCATACTTTTCAAATGTTGGATTTGCTGAAAGAGTGGCAACAGACGAAGGGATTGACCATATTTGCGATTTTGCATGATTTGAACGTGGCATCGCTGTATGCAGACCGGGTTGCGCTGCTTTACGAAGGTTCATTTTTAGAGGTTGGTGACGTGAATACGTTACGTAAGGAAGAGCAGTTGAAAAAAGTGTATGAAGTTGAAGTTAAGACGCAAGCACACCCGCTTGTTCCGAAACCTCAGCTTCATTTGACGCCAACCCATTCATACAGTGCAGACCCGACGCCGTTGTTAGATAGCTTTCAAGTCGAACGAAATGAAAGTTCGGTTCATCTACGCTTCGAACAACCTTTACGCACGCTATCAAATGCGGATGTAGGAGAAGGAGTGCAGTGGTTGCAGCATTTTTGTTTAGTAGCCAGCCATTCAGTCGGTGAAAAATCGCCGTCTGCATGGTTGGGTAATTATGGTATTCCGTCTGAGCAAGCAGCGGCTATTGCAACGACTGGGAATATAGAGGATGTTGTTCTGATCGAGCAACGACTGATGGGTATTCAACTAATGATTGTGGTAGCGATTGAAGTGGATGTTCATAAGTATAAAAGCTTGGATGGTGTTCATCTACTATTGTTTGTAGATGGACATTTACAAGACAAAGCGTTGTTTGATTGTTATATGACAGTTATAGAGGCGAAGGTGAAAGTTTGTCAGCAGCTAAACCTGCAATCGGTTCATTCGGCAAGAGATGTGGTAGTCATTGCTGCCAACCAGCAGGAAAATCAACTAGGTCATCGCGAATACAAAGATGACATGCGAAAAGGTATTGAACAGCTTATTACGACAGCTATGATAGAGGCGATAGAGAAGAAGTTTATTAAGAACGGTATCATGTTGTAA
- a CDS encoding iron ABC transporter permease — MQRSFIRKFLGSKIGWLYLLSIGFVLCTLLLGLFISSVQFPIMTILHIVLDKSFGIGWLENIPRNEELIIWNIRLPRVLLALCVGASLSLAGAAFQGLLRNPLADPYTIGVSSGAALGAVFVLFFQFTIIGLGSFTLPVVSIVSGFITLMIVFGLVRLSSRSLAIETIVLAGIIVGSFIGSITSLLISLGDKDSMTQIMYWLYGSVGMRGWSHVQLVVPFMIIGTIILLMHYRELNALALGEEAADHIGVNVKRGKTMILIGASLLTGAAVAVSGSIGFVGLVIPHLVRLLTGPNHRHLLPLSMLFGGSFLILADLLARTIIAPRELPIGVITALIGAPVFAFLLIRERIGRGERG, encoded by the coding sequence TTGCAAAGATCATTTATCCGGAAGTTTTTGGGGAGTAAGATTGGCTGGCTTTACTTACTAAGTATTGGGTTTGTGCTGTGTACGCTGTTACTTGGTCTATTCATCAGCAGCGTACAGTTTCCGATCATGACTATTTTGCATATTGTGTTGGATAAATCATTTGGTATTGGTTGGCTTGAAAATATTCCGCGTAATGAAGAGTTGATCATTTGGAATATTCGACTGCCACGGGTTTTACTGGCCCTTTGTGTCGGCGCTTCGCTTTCGTTAGCGGGTGCCGCATTTCAAGGGCTTTTACGTAACCCGTTAGCGGATCCCTATACAATCGGTGTTTCGTCAGGTGCTGCCTTAGGGGCGGTATTTGTTCTATTTTTTCAATTCACGATTATTGGTCTTGGGAGTTTTACATTACCAGTCGTCTCAATTGTTAGTGGATTTATTACGCTTATGATTGTTTTTGGATTAGTTCGTTTGAGCAGCAGGAGTCTTGCGATTGAAACGATTGTCTTGGCAGGAATTATCGTTGGCTCATTTATCGGTTCAATTACATCACTGCTCATTTCCTTAGGTGATAAGGATTCGATGACGCAAATTATGTATTGGCTTTATGGCAGTGTAGGGATGAGAGGATGGAGCCACGTTCAGCTTGTTGTGCCATTTATGATTATTGGGACGATTATTTTACTCATGCATTATCGTGAATTGAATGCGCTTGCACTTGGTGAGGAAGCGGCAGATCATATTGGTGTCAATGTTAAAAGAGGTAAAACCATGATTTTGATTGGTGCCTCATTGTTGACGGGGGCAGCGGTAGCGGTGTCGGGTTCAATCGGGTTTGTTGGTCTTGTTATCCCACATCTAGTTCGTTTACTGACAGGGCCGAATCACCGACATCTTCTGCCATTGTCGATGTTGTTCGGAGGTTCTTTTCTTATATTGGCAGATTTGTTGGCCAGGACAATTATTGCGCCGAGGGAATTGCCAATTGGTGTCATCACCGCATTGATTGGCGCGCCTGTTTTTGCTTTTCTGCTGATTAGGGAAAGAATCGGAAGAGGTGAACGAGGATGA
- a CDS encoding cobyrinate a,c-diamide synthase has product MTERRLVIAGTGSGVGKTTVTIGLMSALKQRGFVVQGFKCGPDYIDPSYHTAVTKRISRNLDSWMFGEETVLDIFNHGSEGADISIMEGVMGLYDGRDPTNDKGSTAEISVMTKSPVLLVVNCASVARSAAAIVKGFQTLSSEPNIVGIIANRVGSDRHFEIVKTAIEQECRIPVIGYLKREQGIEIPERSLGLVPSIERGDLDPFFKRLGQLVLETIDVDKLLEISLAQPLNVKKATSFFESKKEPIVRIAVAKDAAFNSYYIENLEILESTGAELVYFSPLADETLPDNIDGLYIGGGLPEEFVSSLSQNEAIKQALRVAFEEGVPTFAEGGGFMYLTHSVETAAEETFDMVGYIPGNIKMHTTLQAIGYREISGHQDNFLLNEHQKARGHEFHYSTFRPVESFQHAYETTGMRGTKTDGYVTDNVVAGYTQFHFATCVGMVEKWIEVCLTYQKIRGGTQ; this is encoded by the coding sequence ATGACTGAACGAAGGCTCGTAATAGCGGGAACGGGTAGTGGAGTTGGGAAAACGACTGTAACAATTGGTTTGATGTCCGCTTTGAAACAAAGGGGATTCGTGGTCCAAGGATTTAAGTGTGGACCGGATTATATCGATCCCTCTTACCATACTGCGGTGACCAAACGTATTTCACGGAATCTAGATAGCTGGATGTTTGGAGAAGAGACGGTTCTTGATATTTTTAATCATGGAAGTGAAGGTGCGGATATTTCCATCATGGAAGGGGTTATGGGACTCTATGATGGAAGAGACCCTACAAATGATAAAGGAAGCACGGCAGAGATTAGTGTAATGACTAAGAGTCCTGTCTTGCTCGTCGTGAATTGTGCAAGTGTGGCGCGAAGTGCGGCGGCGATTGTGAAAGGATTTCAAACACTGTCAAGTGAGCCTAACATCGTTGGCATCATTGCCAATCGGGTAGGGAGTGACAGACATTTTGAAATTGTGAAAACAGCAATTGAACAAGAATGTCGAATACCCGTTATCGGCTATTTGAAGCGAGAACAAGGGATTGAAATACCTGAAAGAAGTCTCGGACTTGTCCCATCGATTGAAAGGGGAGATCTTGATCCTTTTTTCAAACGCTTAGGTCAATTGGTGCTTGAAACGATCGATGTGGATAAGTTATTGGAGATTTCGTTGGCGCAGCCTTTAAACGTGAAGAAAGCGACTTCGTTTTTTGAAAGTAAAAAAGAACCTATTGTGCGAATTGCTGTGGCGAAGGATGCCGCATTTAATTCGTATTATATTGAGAATTTGGAGATTTTAGAGTCGACTGGTGCGGAGCTCGTTTACTTTTCGCCGTTAGCAGATGAAACATTACCCGATAATATTGACGGACTTTATATTGGCGGTGGACTCCCCGAAGAGTTTGTCAGTTCGCTTAGTCAAAATGAGGCGATCAAGCAGGCATTAAGAGTGGCATTTGAAGAAGGAGTTCCGACATTTGCTGAAGGTGGCGGATTTATGTATTTGACGCATTCAGTCGAAACGGCGGCTGAAGAAACATTTGACATGGTCGGCTATATTCCGGGGAATATAAAAATGCATACTACTTTACAAGCAATTGGCTATCGAGAAATTAGTGGGCATCAAGACAACTTTTTACTCAATGAGCACCAAAAAGCAAGAGGACATGAATTTCACTACTCTACATTCCGTCCTGTGGAATCATTTCAACATGCTTATGAGACAACTGGGATGCGTGGTACAAAGACAGATGGTTATGTAACAGATAATGTGGTTGCTGGTTATACGCAATTCCATTTTGCAACATGTGTAGGGATGGTTGAAAAATGGATTGAAGTTTGCTTAACCTACCAAAAAATTAGAGGAGGCACACAATGA
- a CDS encoding YitT family protein, with product MRKVLMWRWIFYFAGLLVMALGVSMTIKGQEVGIGPWDVLHVGLYKHFGLTIGTWGIITGFVIILATAAVLKEWPKIGTWLNMLLLGIFIDIFNWLLPDFTTFGAQLIIFIFGVIVMGYGAGMYISPNIGAGPRDSLMLLFVKKTGMSIKKVRTTIEVIVALVGWLFGGPIGVGTVLIALFLGQMIHYTLPQNRRVLMKIIGEQDEKVLL from the coding sequence ATGCGAAAAGTTTTAATGTGGAGATGGATTTTTTATTTTGCAGGACTATTAGTGATGGCTCTTGGGGTTTCGATGACTATTAAAGGCCAAGAGGTAGGAATTGGTCCATGGGATGTACTGCATGTTGGGCTGTATAAGCATTTTGGTTTGACGATAGGTACATGGGGAATCATTACTGGGTTTGTAATTATCCTCGCGACAGCCGCAGTTTTGAAAGAATGGCCGAAAATCGGTACGTGGCTCAATATGCTGTTACTTGGTATTTTTATCGATATTTTTAACTGGCTACTGCCTGACTTTACGACATTCGGAGCACAACTGATTATTTTTATATTCGGTGTGATTGTTATGGGCTATGGGGCTGGTATGTATATATCGCCTAATATTGGGGCGGGGCCTCGAGATAGTCTCATGTTGTTATTTGTTAAAAAGACAGGGATGAGCATTAAGAAAGTGCGAACAACTATCGAAGTGATCGTCGCTCTTGTGGGCTGGTTATTTGGTGGTCCGATTGGGGTTGGTACGGTGTTAATCGCATTATTTTTGGGGCAAATGATTCATTACACATTGCCGCAAAATCGTAGGGTTTTGATGAAAATAATTGGAGAGCAGGATGAAAAAGTTCTGCTGTAA